CACCTTCGGCAAGGGCAGCCCCCACTTCTGCCTCGGCAACTCCCTGGCCCGCCTGGAGATGCGGATCATGTTCGAGGAGCTGCTGCCGCGACTCGCGGACATCCGCGTCGCGGGTGAGGTGCGGCGCGTACGCTCCAACTTCGTCAACGGGATCAAGGAGCTTCCCGTGACGGTGACACTCACTTAGGCCTGAGGACCTCAATCTCAGACCTGAGGACCTCAGCCGCCCGACGTATCCAGTTCCGCTTCCTCGCTGATGCCCGCGCAGTCGTAGGGGTCCTTCAGCCAGCCGTCCGGCAGCACGACGCGGTTGTTCCCGGAGGTACGTCCACGGGGACCGTCGGCCCCGACGGGCCAGGCCTGGTCCAGGTCCAACTCGCCGAGCCCGTCCTCCAGTTCGGCGAGCGAGGAGGTGATCGCGAGACGCTTGCGCATCTCCGAACCGACCGCGAAGCCCTTCAGGTACCAGGCCACGTGCTTGCGGAAGTCGATGACGCCCCGCGCCTCGTCGCCGATCCACTCGCCGAGGAGCGTCGCGTGGCGCAGCATGACGGCGGAGACCTCGCGCAGGGTCGGCGCCTTGGGCGCGCCCGTGCCCTCGAAGGCGGCGACCAGGTCGCCGAAGAGCCAGGGGCGGCCGAGGCAGCCGCGGCCCACGACGACGCCGTCGCAGCCCGTCTCGTTCATCATGCGGACCGCGTCGGCCGCCGACCAGATGTCGCCGTTGCCGAGCACGGGGATCTCGGGGACGTGCTCCTTGAGGCGGGCGATGGCGTCCCAGTCGGCGGTGCCGCCGTAGTGCTGGGCGGCCGTCCTGCCGTGCAGGGCGATCGCCGTGACGCCCTCCTCGACCGCGATGCGGCCCGCGTCCAGGAAGGTGATGTGCTCGTCGTTGATGCCCTTGCGCATCTTCATCGTGACGGGCAGGTCCCCGGCGCCGCTGACGGCCTCGCGGAGGATCGCGCGCAGCAGCGGCCGCTTGTACGGGAGCGCGGAGCCGCCGCCCTTACGGGTGACCTTGGGTAC
The sequence above is a segment of the Streptomyces sp. Je 1-369 genome. Coding sequences within it:
- the dusB gene encoding tRNA dihydrouridine synthase DusB; the encoded protein is MPSLPKPLSIGPHTVQPPVVLAPMAGITNAPFRTLCREFSGGKGLFVSEMITTRALVERNEKTMQLIHFDETEKPRSIQLYGVDPATVGKAVRMIAEEGLADHIDLNFGCPVPKVTRKGGGSALPYKRPLLRAILREAVSGAGDLPVTMKMRKGINDEHITFLDAGRIAVEEGVTAIALHGRTAAQHYGGTADWDAIARLKEHVPEIPVLGNGDIWSAADAVRMMNETGCDGVVVGRGCLGRPWLFGDLVAAFEGTGAPKAPTLREVSAVMLRHATLLGEWIGDEARGVIDFRKHVAWYLKGFAVGSEMRKRLAITSSLAELEDGLGELDLDQAWPVGADGPRGRTSGNNRVVLPDGWLKDPYDCAGISEEAELDTSGG